The following proteins are co-located in the Imtechella halotolerans genome:
- a CDS encoding class I SAM-dependent methyltransferase codes for MKKLFKLVLNTIPRPLLIRFSYAVRPLMAFLLRGTTFQDPIDGKKFRSFLPYGYGKQRENVLSPSTLSLERHRLLWLYLSRETDFFSAPKKVLHFAPEQAFYKRFKKLKNLDYTTTDLHSPLADVKADICDLPFEDNSFDIILCNHVLEHIPNDTLAMKELYRILKPGGMGIFQIPQDYNRTTTFEDNSITDPNKRAEIFGQYDHVRVYGMDYFDKLRSIGFQVIEENYTKKIPQEWINLYRLAPGEIIPVCSK; via the coding sequence ATGAAGAAGCTTTTCAAGCTAGTATTAAATACCATACCCAGGCCACTGCTTATAAGATTCAGTTATGCTGTAAGACCACTAATGGCATTTTTGCTTCGAGGTACCACATTTCAGGATCCGATTGACGGTAAAAAGTTCCGTTCCTTCCTTCCATACGGCTATGGAAAGCAACGAGAAAATGTATTATCACCTTCCACACTCTCGCTTGAACGCCATAGATTACTTTGGTTATATTTATCTCGAGAAACAGATTTTTTTTCAGCCCCTAAAAAAGTATTACATTTTGCTCCTGAACAAGCCTTTTATAAAAGATTTAAAAAGTTAAAGAATTTAGACTATACTACTACTGATTTACACTCACCTCTAGCCGATGTTAAAGCAGATATATGCGACTTACCGTTTGAGGATAATAGCTTTGATATCATTCTGTGTAATCATGTCCTAGAACATATACCTAATGATACCTTGGCCATGAAAGAGTTGTATAGAATTTTAAAACCAGGGGGTATGGGTATTTTCCAAATACCTCAAGATTATAACAGAACAACTACTTTTGAAGACAATTCCATTACGGACCCTAATAAAAGGGCTGAAATTTTTGGTCAATATGACCATGTTCGTGTGTATGGGATGGATTATTTCGACAAACTTCGATCAATTGGTTTCCAGGTAATTGAAGAGAATTACACAAAAAAAATTCCCCAGGAATGGATTAATTTATATCGATTGGCTCCTGGAGAAATCATTCCTGTATGTTCTAAATAA
- a CDS encoding FAD:protein FMN transferase — protein MTKNFYLALVGLSLFMFSCSKKQPQIHIIHGNAQGSTYTIKYVSDSDIDLKPAIDSILEVIDLSMSTYREESIISRVNAGDSTLVVDAHFINVFNKAQEVWKASNGLFDPTVGVLVNAWGFGPQKGIQPPSPVQIDSLLDFVGFDKVVLTDKHTIAKRNPFVSFDFNAIAQGYTVDVISDYLLGKNINDFITEVGGEMIAMGKNTVEDKDWIIGIDDPLQRPEERSLIAKIRLQGKGMATSGNYRKVIIDSVTGQQYVHTINPITGYTQRSTILSVTVLSNTCMEADAYATAFMVMGVEDVIGFSSQHPELELMLFYADSDNIVQQYVSDGFKNLVVP, from the coding sequence ATGACAAAAAACTTTTATCTAGCTTTAGTTGGTTTATCGCTTTTCATGTTTTCATGTTCTAAAAAGCAACCTCAAATTCATATTATTCATGGTAATGCACAAGGTAGTACATATACCATTAAGTATGTGTCTGATTCAGATATCGACTTAAAACCAGCTATTGATTCTATTTTAGAGGTGATTGACCTTTCCATGTCAACCTATAGAGAGGAATCTATTATTTCACGAGTAAATGCAGGGGATAGCACATTGGTGGTAGATGCACATTTTATAAATGTATTTAACAAGGCTCAAGAAGTATGGAAGGCAAGTAACGGATTGTTTGATCCTACCGTAGGGGTTCTTGTTAATGCCTGGGGGTTTGGCCCTCAGAAAGGGATACAACCACCTTCTCCAGTTCAAATTGACAGCTTACTAGATTTTGTTGGATTTGATAAGGTTGTGTTAACTGATAAACATACCATTGCCAAACGAAATCCTTTTGTTTCATTTGATTTTAATGCTATTGCGCAGGGGTATACAGTAGATGTGATTTCGGATTATTTATTGGGGAAAAATATAAATGATTTTATTACCGAAGTAGGTGGCGAAATGATTGCCATGGGCAAAAATACGGTTGAAGACAAAGATTGGATCATAGGTATAGATGACCCTCTTCAGCGTCCTGAAGAGCGTTCTCTAATCGCTAAAATCCGTTTGCAAGGGAAAGGAATGGCTACCTCGGGAAATTATAGAAAAGTAATTATTGATAGTGTGACAGGGCAACAGTATGTTCATACGATTAATCCTATTACAGGTTACACGCAAAGGAGTACTATATTAAGTGTGACGGTTTTATCGAATACCTGCATGGAGGCTGATGCCTATGCCACCGCTTTTATGGTTATGGGAGTTGAAGATGTTATTGGTTTTTCATCCCAACATCCTGAGTTGGAACTTATGCTTTTTTATGCAGATTCAGATAATATTGTACAGCAATACGTTTCTGATGGCTTTAAGAATCTAGTGGTTCCTTAA
- a CDS encoding DUF3667 domain-containing protein — MNCKSCTYTISPDDNYCAHCGSKIVHNRLSLKGTWEEFVGPFLSWDNNFWRTFFGLFKNPKDVLEAYISGARKKYFQPFSYLALYATIAVIFYKIFPFVEVYEVTANLNENISTTAEKSVDVNTQWLLTNMFNYYNFVIILSIPFYALTTFATFKKRGNNFSEHLVFNSYLQTNIGYFSILLQLLFLNTLHLTGLFFTIQIAFSFIISIYTFKKLYELNTKQTLLSIVRFCLFGIALYLCLIIVSFIITLLLKVINFI; from the coding sequence ATGAACTGCAAAAGCTGTACGTACACAATAAGCCCTGACGATAACTATTGTGCTCATTGTGGCAGTAAAATTGTACATAATCGCTTATCATTAAAAGGCACATGGGAAGAATTTGTAGGCCCTTTTTTAAGTTGGGACAACAACTTCTGGCGAACATTTTTTGGATTATTTAAAAATCCAAAGGATGTGTTAGAAGCGTATATAAGCGGTGCTAGGAAAAAATACTTTCAACCTTTTTCATATTTAGCTCTATACGCTACAATTGCAGTAATATTTTACAAAATATTTCCATTTGTAGAGGTTTATGAAGTAACAGCAAACCTGAATGAAAACATCTCAACAACTGCTGAGAAAAGTGTAGATGTTAACACCCAATGGTTACTAACTAATATGTTCAACTATTATAATTTTGTAATTATACTGTCGATACCTTTTTATGCTTTAACAACCTTTGCAACCTTTAAAAAAAGAGGAAATAATTTTTCAGAACACCTCGTTTTCAATTCATATTTACAAACCAATATAGGTTATTTTTCCATTTTATTACAATTACTTTTCCTTAACACACTACACCTAACAGGTTTATTTTTTACTATTCAAATTGCATTTTCATTTATTATTAGCATTTATACGTTTAAAAAATTATACGAATTAAACACTAAGCAAACACTCCTTTCGATTGTAAGATTTTGTCTTTTTGGAATTGCGCTATATCTATGTTTAATAATAGTTTCCTTTATTATTACACTCCTACTTAAGGTTATAAATTTCATTTAA